One Metamycoplasma canadense DNA segment encodes these proteins:
- a CDS encoding glycine--tRNA ligase: MRKSSSKNIQDVIAHLKNQGFVYQNSEIYGGVVNTWDYGPLATAMMSQIKNIWFDDFIRKEKNYQIDSKIIMNKNVWKASGHIDNFSDFLIENKINNKRYRADHIVKDLFPEVNVEKCSFEDLETIIKQKVKKYDNSDTDWGIIKPFNLMFKTQMGAIDNNSSETFLRPETAQGIFVNFKNLTRTSRAKLPFGIGQIGKSFRNEITPRDFIFRTREFEQMELEFFCEEKDSDYFYKYWIEKCKNLVLKLGLKVDNIRIRPHEKEELSHYSKGTSDIEYLFPFGWGELLGIANRGNYDLSQHMKFSGESLEYLKDDGTKIIPFVIEPSIGLDRLLFALLIDAYEVEKINENDERVVLKLDKTISPYQIAVLPLMKKQSNEAKKIFDNLLNNTNLRISYDESGSIGKRYRRQDAIGTPFCITVDFDTFDNQTVTIRNRDTMEQDRISINDIEKYFKGSK, translated from the coding sequence ATGCGAAAAAGTAGTTCGAAAAATATCCAAGATGTTATTGCACACTTAAAAAATCAAGGTTTTGTTTATCAAAATTCAGAAATTTATGGTGGTGTTGTTAATACATGAGATTATGGTCCGTTAGCGACTGCAATGATGTCACAAATAAAGAACATTTGGTTTGATGATTTTATTAGAAAAGAAAAAAATTATCAAATAGATTCAAAAATAATTATGAATAAAAATGTTTGGAAAGCAAGTGGACATATTGATAATTTTTCAGATTTTTTAATTGAAAATAAAATTAATAACAAAAGATATAGAGCAGATCATATTGTTAAGGATTTATTTCCTGAAGTGAATGTTGAAAAATGTAGTTTTGAAGACTTAGAAACAATAATTAAACAAAAAGTTAAAAAATATGACAATTCAGATACTGATTGAGGTATTATCAAACCATTTAATTTGATGTTTAAAACTCAAATGGGAGCAATTGATAATAATTCATCAGAGACGTTTTTAAGACCTGAAACTGCACAAGGTATTTTTGTTAATTTTAAAAATTTAACAAGAACTTCAAGAGCTAAACTTCCTTTTGGGATAGGTCAAATAGGTAAAAGTTTTAGAAATGAAATTACTCCAAGAGATTTTATTTTTAGAACTAGAGAATTTGAACAAATGGAACTTGAATTTTTTTGTGAAGAAAAAGACAGCGATTATTTTTATAAATATTGAATAGAAAAGTGCAAAAATTTAGTTTTAAAATTAGGACTAAAAGTGGATAATATTCGCATTAGACCTCATGAAAAAGAAGAACTTAGCCATTATTCAAAAGGGACAAGTGATATTGAATATCTATTTCCTTTTGGCTGAGGAGAGCTGCTTGGTATTGCAAATAGAGGGAATTATGATTTAAGTCAGCATATGAAATTTTCAGGTGAATCATTGGAATATTTGAAAGATGATGGAACAAAAATTATTCCTTTTGTTATTGAACCATCTATAGGTTTAGATAGATTGCTCTTTGCATTATTAATAGATGCTTATGAGGTTGAAAAAATTAATGAAAATGATGAAAGAGTAGTTTTAAAATTAGATAAGACAATTTCACCATATCAAATTGCTGTTTTACCTTTAATGAAAAAACAATCAAATGAAGCTAAAAAAATATTTGATAATCTTTTAAACAATACAAATTTAAGAATTAGTTATGATGAAAGTGGATCGATTGGAAAAAGATATCGTCGTCAAGATGCAATTGGAACACCTTTTTGTATTACCGTTGATTTTGATACATTTGATAATCAAACAGTTACGATAAGAAACCGTGATACAATGGAACAAGATAGAATTTCAATAAATGATATTGAAAAATATTTTAAAGGTTCAAAATAA